Proteins encoded within one genomic window of Micromonospora halotolerans:
- a CDS encoding LamG-like jellyroll fold domain-containing protein, giving the protein MRVPDQAYKGSGDALQTRQVNPQAAGNDDWKAGTWSSSGVRTLRAFSGAEGTTVMGWFKRDMDGPALNSTTANPTDRFNAIGLAGVLTGDSDGHGVRALLELIDVNGELRLVALGRRVDGGASQTFAANEDWRTLLPKGEWVHLAATYDFTSGTMALYRNGEPVDGFYTTAGDPWQLNGPGPHVTSATDPRGIKIGGSFPQNNLERNPCDCRMDGLMFLDSVIPASDIAKQYRYMAR; this is encoded by the coding sequence ATGCGGGTGCCCGACCAGGCGTACAAGGGCAGCGGCGACGCGCTGCAGACCCGGCAGGTCAACCCGCAGGCTGCAGGTAACGACGACTGGAAGGCCGGCACCTGGTCCTCCAGCGGCGTCCGGACGCTGCGCGCGTTCAGCGGCGCCGAGGGCACCACGGTGATGGGCTGGTTCAAGCGGGACATGGACGGGCCGGCGCTGAACTCCACCACCGCCAACCCGACCGACCGGTTCAACGCCATCGGCCTGGCCGGCGTGCTGACCGGCGACTCCGACGGGCACGGCGTGCGAGCGCTGCTGGAACTCATCGACGTCAACGGAGAGCTGCGCCTGGTCGCCCTCGGCCGCCGCGTCGACGGCGGCGCTTCGCAAACCTTCGCCGCGAACGAGGACTGGCGGACCCTGCTGCCGAAGGGGGAGTGGGTGCACCTGGCCGCCACGTACGACTTCACCAGCGGCACCATGGCGCTCTACCGCAATGGTGAGCCGGTCGACGGCTTCTACACGACCGCCGGCGACCCGTGGCAGCTCAACGGGCCCGGCCCGCACGTCACCAGCGCCACCGACCCGCGCGGCATCAAGATCGGCGGGAGCTTCCCGCAGAACAACCTGGAACGCAACCCGTGCGACTGCCGCATGGACGGCCTCATGTTCCTCGACAGCGTGATCCCGGCGAGCGACATCGCCAAGCAGTACCGCTACATGGCCCGCTGA